From a region of the Dictyostelium discoideum AX4 chromosome 2 chromosome, whole genome shotgun sequence genome:
- a CDS encoding hypothetical protein (Similar to G-protein-coupled receptor at plasma membrane; interactions in two-hybrid system with Gpa2p; Gpr1p) has translation MEILEILFWKVFKNKFIFNEILNQIHNNEWVEYDEPNKYNVYNRCKFGNTHSLEIMIKNDLLPLIKDKVKHNDHIKIDHFSIKNLFLKLSKKQPQQQNNQEQTINNDNNNNNNNNNNNNNNNNNNNNNNNNKNKYKDEDYLEIIELFMKYRRDEFEITDLIMMAVKTYSPDIIRLLVNEPYSVIIYPTTFEFAIINSNLATIKELINLEPTNFKNYGIKLISEEFKRKSLSLAAHRKTLKTTITEYIFSNLSLYSVPPPLSLLNNQIQEQPSTNKRLKLSETSKPNNNNDDNNNDNDNNDNEEIKYEYIKFEEFIKLKSSNLLKSFMELDIVKGSFKKNFNSFIKMYHPYERLKVDIRIILKYGDIMLQQVSGEILDKMNKIDTNKQKGFNKLKELRKLTVIEFPKQNNFYYYYWKAYGEKIKGLDRIPPKSISNPDEQDFFQYLDSNEEKQYVEEDYFFGNGNDEEENTSLENYNNNNINNNNINNEEEEEDDDDDDDDEEDEEDEDEENEDDGNEDDGNDQELPEMDSGSDIDIENEVDEETINDLENKKRFINGFNKFRKASVYDISNRYSDLDNSYLKAIKECNIEMLEEVNKNNPNFTLNVSKFHYFQLPTESEDVLKLWKFFVGHGFKQFQYSQEIFLEFVSSVTDVLSPSKLEIVTLCAPLLRRIEFLLFDTLFRKKFNAFEILFKRFSFLEPFSKDEYTELLNQEKVIFNINGKLVQFDNSHLNQTIRLISLVVAKFHLQALNAPQHPSINNSTKPAQQSYSIIINYLYDQLLRIKGLTINHLELVRSIIPEHFLSDAHSQVFRVFFYLNIRSSKFSKYIIERPGVDTFMYISEDYAENYNCSEPPTTNVDDIGFDIRKYLNLDIFTYDFILGRESIQSYGTDTVDSVDKFNNNNNNKKNYKKYITQFDTILKELMKQLSHDICTNIDRDRITGGQDFFNYSLSADLRFSLAIGRKDIFWELLDWIQQYITLNENLIKYQVYQFNSPYESLLPTSTIYPNVKIIKKELPPSTTKTKTTSTTTAATTTTTESRILKIDNFENPIPNESSVKINWNENKLDESFKPISKLINSFKFFEDVLDSICKVMNVNEIQRFIQYNFFETSFQFAIYSYLVFMNRDDVLSFLLNNYNIEFDIFPFFLPERRYSQYLECKFIFENHFERVKNISNLNIEWCERRDLDFPSTVLNGFVKFLCKEKNIAIYNQFIQENGNLEIRNKIIKETIEVMKIELDANIDEDEDDDTENFAFILRNQKHKVLLIQSIIEQPDTQLYFKSALDQVLLELKEKRKTDKINSPFIENLKNPFLQSFIYGDIKTCDIILKYYPNQFKITKDSITKALKLDRIHIIKYYYKVDNCKNLINNFKNDNNLLKHLKNELSKHPIYKYHLTWL, from the coding sequence atggaAATTCTAGAAATATTGTTTtggaaagtttttaaaaataaatttatattcaatgagatattaaatcaaattcacaACAATGAATGGGTTGAATATGATGaaccaaataaatataatgttTACAATAGATGTAAATTTGGAAACACTCACTCATTGGAAATAATGATCAAAAATGATCTACTcccattaattaaagataaagtCAAACATAATGATCATATAAAAATTGATCATTTTTCcattaaaaatctttttttaaaattatcaaaaaaacaaccacaacaacaaaataatcaagAACAAACCATaaacaatgataataataataataataataataataataataataataataataataataataataataataataataataataaaaataaatataaagatgaagattatttagaaattattgaattatttatgaAATATAGAAgagatgaatttgaaattactgatttaataatgatggcAGTAAAAACTTATTCTCCAGATATTATTAGATTATTAGTTAATGAACCATATTCAGTTATAATTTATCCAACAACATTTGAATTTgcaattataaattcaaatttagcaacaattaaagaactaataaatttagaaccaacaaattttaaaaactatggtattaaattaattagtgaagaatttaaaagaaaatcattatcattggCAGCACATAGAAAAACTCTTAAAACTACAATCACTGAATACATTTTTAGTAATCTATCATTATATTCagtaccaccaccattatcattattaaataatcaaatacaAGAACAAccatcaacaaataaaagattaaaacTATCTGAAACTTcaaaaccaaataataataatgacgataataataatgataatgataataatgataatgaggaaattaaatatgaatatattaaatttgaagaatttataaaattaaaatcaagcaatttattaaaatcatttatggAATTGGATATAGTAAAAGgtagttttaaaaagaattttaattcatttattaaaatgtatCACCCATATGAGAGATTAAAAGTTGATATTagaattatattaaaatatggaGATATAATGTTACAACAAGTAAGTGGAGAAATTTTagataaaatgaataaaatcgatacaaataaacaaaaaggttttaataaattaaaagaattaagaAAATTAACAGTAATAGAATTTCCAAAACAAAATAacttttattactattattggaAAGCATATggtgaaaaaattaaaggaCTTGATAGAATAccaccaaaatcaatttcaaaccCAGATGAACAAgatttttttcaatacctTGATAGTAATGAAGAAAAACAATATGTTGAAgaagattatttttttggaaatggaaatgatgaagaagaaaacACTTCATTGGagaattataataataataatattaataataataatattaataatgaagaagaagaagaagatgatgatgatgatgatgatgatgaagaagatgaagaagatgaagatgaagagaATGAAGACGATGGAAATGAAGACGATGGAAATGATCAAGAACTACCTGAAATGGATTCTGGATCTGATAtagatattgaaaatgaagttgatgaagaaactattaatgatttagaaaataaaaagagatttataaatggttttaataaatttagaaaagCATCAGTTTATGATATTTCTAATAGATATTCAGATTTAGATAATTCATATTTAAAAGCAATTAAAGAATGTAATATTGAAATGTTAGAAGAggtgaataaaaataatccaaattttACATTGAATGTTTccaaatttcattatttccaATTACCAACAGAATCTGAAGATGTGTTAAAGCTTTGGAAATTCTTTGTTGGACATGGatttaaacaatttcaatATAGTCAAGAAATATTCCTAGAATTCGTTTCAAGTGTAACCGATgtattatcaccatcaaaaTTGGAGATAGTAACACTTTGTGCTCCTCTTTTGAGAAGaatagaatttttattatttgatacaCTATTTAGAAAGAAATTTAACgcatttgaaatattatttaaaagattctCTTTTTTAGAACCATTTTCAAAAGATGAATATACTGAACTTTTAAATCAGGAAAAGGTTATATTCAACATCAATGGTAAATTAGTGCAATTTGATAACAGCCATCTCAATCAAACAATCAGATTAATTTCATTAGTAGTGGCAAAGTTTCACCTACAAGCTTTAAACGCACCTCAGCATcctagtattaataatagtactaAACCAGCACAACAATCATATAGTATAATTATAAACTATTTATATGATCAGTTACTTAGAATTAAAGGTTTAACAATTAATCACTTAGAACTTGTTAGATCAATTATTCCTGAACATTTCTTATCAGATGCACACAGTCAAGTGTTTCGTGTCTTTTTCTATCTTAATATCAGAtcttcaaaattttcaaaatacaTAATTGAAAGACCTGGTGTTGATACTTTTATGTATATTTCAGAAGATTATGCAGAAAACTATAATTGTAGTGAACCACCAACTACAAATGTTGATGATATTGGTTTTGATAttagaaaatatttaaatttagatatCTTTACATATGATTTTATATTAGGTAGAGAATCAATTCAATCATATGGTACTGATACTGTTGATAGTGTTGATaagtttaataataataataataataaaaaaaattataaaaagtaTATAACTCAATTCGAtacaatattaaaagaattaatgaaACAATTATCACATGACATTTGTACAAATATTGATAGAGATAGAATCACTGGAGGTCaagatttctttaattattcATTAAGTGCAGATTTAAGATTTAGTTTAGCCATTGGTAGAAAAGATATATTTTGGGAATTATTAGATTGGATTCAACAATATATtactttaaatgaaaatttaattaaatatcaagtttatcaatttaattcaccatatgaatcattattaccaactAGTACAATATATccaaatgtaaaaataattaaaaaagaattgccaccatcaacaacaaaaacaaaaacaacatcaacaacaacagcagcaacaacaacaacaactgaaagtagaatattaaaaattgataattttgaaaatccaataccaaatgaatcatcagttaaaattaattggaatgaaaataaattagatgaatcatttaaaccaatttcaaaacttataaattcatttaaattttttgaagatGTATTGGATTCAATTTGTAAAGTAATGAATgtaaatgaaattcaaagatttattcaatataatttctttgaaaCAAGTTTCCAATTTGCAATTTACTCTTATTTAGTATTTATGAATAGAGATGATGTACTTTCATTCCTattgaataattataatatagaGTTTGACATATTCCCATTCTTTCTACCAGAAAGAAGATATTCTCAATATTTAGAATGTAAATTCatatttgaaaatcattTCGAAAGAGTAAagaatatttcaaatttaaatatagaaTGGTGTGAAAGAAGAGATTTAGATTTCCCATCCACTGTATTGAATGGGTTTGTTAAATTTCTTTGTAAAGAAAAGAATATCGCAATCTATAATCAGTTTATTCAAGAAAATGGTAATTTAgaaattagaaataaaattattaaagaaactaTTGAAGTAATGAAAATAGAACTAGATGCAAAcattgatgaagatgaagatgatgatactGAGAATTTCGCATTCATattaagaaatcaaaaacatAAAGTTTTACTCattcaatcaattattgAACAACCAGATACTCAATTATACTTTAAATCAGCTTTAGATCAAGttttattagaattaaaagagaaaagaaaaactgataaaattaattctccATTCATtgaaaatcttaaaaatCCATTCTTacaatcttttatttatggTGATATTAAAACTTGTGATATCATTCTCAAATATTAtccaaatcaatttaaaatcacTAAAGATTCAATCACTAAAGCATTAAAACTCGATAGAATccatattattaaatattattataaagttgataattgtaaaaatttaattaataattttaaaaatgataataatttattaaaacatttaaaaaatgaattatcaaaacatccaatttataaatatcatTTAACTTGgttataa